One window of the Oncorhynchus mykiss isolate Arlee chromosome 5, USDA_OmykA_1.1, whole genome shotgun sequence genome contains the following:
- the il7r gene encoding interleukin-7 receptor subunit alpha isoform X1: MAYSLWIALLFLPVLVHSQSGREWADNEPRILCTSHLSVSSPNTLTCYLDDDNGDDEIEDVKAMTLCYSKRIGEQRCLTEKGNDVTFTNLDTLSPCNLTIQLKGGSTFWKTILLAKIIKPMSPWVVNVTFLGSSNRALIYIGNPYLNDYLKPRNQLFQFHIWSVKNTLFHSITYQPLIIEGDEYLHKNTEYHVKVRAKPNGGYFEGSWSEWSVPLSFRTDEETKTDVQMLSYSLIVAIFALLLVTLAVSIFWRIQIHSFIWPSIPHPKHTLLQIVQTYEPMKQGQPLSFNPEVFSDLKIQLVELDEEQHVTAQTPDSNAHHLTEVKDQYLIQECDGDTKSCHSTSSGGSEAILLRCESPGEHPNFGAGSSGSTMGILDLKSDTESVETDDSDGNIGPEGLVATQQGDKGEVYVTMSSFYQIQ, encoded by the exons ATGGCATACAGCCTGTGGATTGCCCTACTCTTTCTCCCGGTTCTGGTGCACtctcaaagtggaagagaatGGGCTGACAATG AACCCAGAATACTCTGCACTTCTCATCTAAGTGTGTCGTCACCAAACACCCTAACCTGCTACCTTGATGATGACAACGGGGATGATGAAATAGAGGACGTAAAAGCCATGACTCTTTG CTACAGCAAGCGCATTGGTGAGCAACGCTGTCTAACAGAGAAGGGGAATGATGTCACATTTACGAACCTGGACACACTGTCACCATGTAATCTCACCATTCAATTGAAAGGAGGCAGCACATTTTGGAAAACAATCCTCTTGGCAAAAATAA TTAAACCCATGAGTCCTTGGGTGGTGAATGTCACATTTCTGGGGAGCTCCAACCGGGCTCTTATTTACATTGGGAATCCATACCTAAACGATTACCTGAAACCCCGCAATCAACTGTTCCAATTTCACATCTGGAGTGTCAAAAATACTCTG TTTCATAGCATAACCTATCAGCCTCTGATCATCGAGGGGGACGAGTACCTCCATAAGAACACAGAGTATCACGTCAAGGTTCGAGCCAAGCCAAACGGGGGGTACTTTGAAGGGAGCTGGAGTGAATGGAGTGTCCCTCTCAGTTTCAGAACAGACGAag agacaaagacagatgtCCAGATGCTGTCCTACTCACTCATCGTGGCCATTTTTGCTCTGCTTCTGGTCACCTTGGCAGTTAGTATTTTCTGGAGAATACA AATACATTCCTTCATATGGCCAAGCATTCCACATCCCAAACACACACTTCTCCAGATCGTCCAGACGTACGAGCCAATGAAG CAGGGCCAACCTCTGAGCTTTAACCCCGAGGTGTTCAGTGACCTCAAGATCCAGCTGGTGGAGCTGGACGAGGAGCAGCACGTTACTGCCCAAACCCCTGACTCTAACGCCCATCACCTCACTGAGGTCAAAGATCAATACCTCATTCAGGAGTGTGATGGGGATACGAAGTCCTGCCATAGCACCAGTAGTGGAGGTTCGGAGGCCATACTGTTGAGGTGTGAGTCCCCAGGAGAGCACCCCAACTTTGGGGCTGGGAGCAGTGGCTCCACCATGGGTATCCTGGACCTGAAGAGTGACACGGAGAGTGTGGAGACAGACGACAGTGATGGTAACATTGGTCCTGAGGGGCTAGTCGCTACTCAGCAAGGAGACAAAGGTGAGGTGTATGTCACCATGTCTAGTTTCTATCAGATCCagtga
- the il7r gene encoding interleukin-7 receptor subunit alpha isoform X2, giving the protein MAYSLWIALLFLPVLVHSQSGREWADNEPRILCTSHLSVSSPNTLTCYLDDDNGDDEIEDVKAMTLCYSKRIGEQRCLTEKGNDVTFTNLDTLSPCNLTIQLKGGSTFWKTILLAKIIKPMSPWVVNVTFLGSSNRALIYIGNPYLNDYLKPRNQLFQFHIWSVKNTLFHSITYQPLIIEGDEYLHKNTEYHVKVRAKPNGGYFEGSWSEWSVPLSFRTDEETKTDVQMLSYSLIVAIFALLLVTLAVSIFWRIQIHSFIWPSIPHPKHTLLQIVQTYEPMKGQPLSFNPEVFSDLKIQLVELDEEQHVTAQTPDSNAHHLTEVKDQYLIQECDGDTKSCHSTSSGGSEAILLRCESPGEHPNFGAGSSGSTMGILDLKSDTESVETDDSDGNIGPEGLVATQQGDKGEVYVTMSSFYQIQ; this is encoded by the exons ATGGCATACAGCCTGTGGATTGCCCTACTCTTTCTCCCGGTTCTGGTGCACtctcaaagtggaagagaatGGGCTGACAATG AACCCAGAATACTCTGCACTTCTCATCTAAGTGTGTCGTCACCAAACACCCTAACCTGCTACCTTGATGATGACAACGGGGATGATGAAATAGAGGACGTAAAAGCCATGACTCTTTG CTACAGCAAGCGCATTGGTGAGCAACGCTGTCTAACAGAGAAGGGGAATGATGTCACATTTACGAACCTGGACACACTGTCACCATGTAATCTCACCATTCAATTGAAAGGAGGCAGCACATTTTGGAAAACAATCCTCTTGGCAAAAATAA TTAAACCCATGAGTCCTTGGGTGGTGAATGTCACATTTCTGGGGAGCTCCAACCGGGCTCTTATTTACATTGGGAATCCATACCTAAACGATTACCTGAAACCCCGCAATCAACTGTTCCAATTTCACATCTGGAGTGTCAAAAATACTCTG TTTCATAGCATAACCTATCAGCCTCTGATCATCGAGGGGGACGAGTACCTCCATAAGAACACAGAGTATCACGTCAAGGTTCGAGCCAAGCCAAACGGGGGGTACTTTGAAGGGAGCTGGAGTGAATGGAGTGTCCCTCTCAGTTTCAGAACAGACGAag agacaaagacagatgtCCAGATGCTGTCCTACTCACTCATCGTGGCCATTTTTGCTCTGCTTCTGGTCACCTTGGCAGTTAGTATTTTCTGGAGAATACA AATACATTCCTTCATATGGCCAAGCATTCCACATCCCAAACACACACTTCTCCAGATCGTCCAGACGTACGAGCCAATGAAG GGCCAACCTCTGAGCTTTAACCCCGAGGTGTTCAGTGACCTCAAGATCCAGCTGGTGGAGCTGGACGAGGAGCAGCACGTTACTGCCCAAACCCCTGACTCTAACGCCCATCACCTCACTGAGGTCAAAGATCAATACCTCATTCAGGAGTGTGATGGGGATACGAAGTCCTGCCATAGCACCAGTAGTGGAGGTTCGGAGGCCATACTGTTGAGGTGTGAGTCCCCAGGAGAGCACCCCAACTTTGGGGCTGGGAGCAGTGGCTCCACCATGGGTATCCTGGACCTGAAGAGTGACACGGAGAGTGTGGAGACAGACGACAGTGATGGTAACATTGGTCCTGAGGGGCTAGTCGCTACTCAGCAAGGAGACAAAGGTGAGGTGTATGTCACCATGTCTAGTTTCTATCAGATCCagtga
- the capslb gene encoding calcyphosin-like protein isoform X1 gives MLFTVAGFNINFHAGIMAGTSRHDREMAVNAKKQLSVCTDPVESLRLQCLARGSSGIKGLGRTFKIMDDDNNRTLDMKEFIKGLNDYGVLIEKEEAMAMFQRFDRDNSGFIDFDEFLLTLRPPMSNARKEVITQAFRKLDKTNDGVITIEDLRGVYNVKYHPKYQNGEWTEEQVFRKFLDSFDSPYDKDGQVTKEEFLNYYCGVSASIDSDVYFILMMKNAWKL, from the exons ATGTTGTTTACAGTTGCAGGTTTTAATATTAACTTTCACG CAGGTATCATGGCGGGGACTTCACGACATGATCGGGAGATGGCAGTGAACGCCAAAAAACAGCTGTCTGTGTGCACAGACCCTGTGGAAAGCTTGAGGCTGCAGTGTCTTGCAAGAGGCTCTTCTGGCATCAAGGGTCTGGGCAG AACATTCAAGATAATGGATGATGACAATAACCGTACGCTAGATATGAAGGAGTTTATCAAGGGCCTTAATGACTATGGTGTCCTCATCGAGAAAGAGGAAGCCATGGCAATGTTTCAGCGTTTTGACCGGGACAACAGTGGATTCATCGACTTCGATGAATTTCTCCTCACTCTCAGG CCTCCAATGTCCAATGCCAGGAAGGAGGTGATCACGCAGGCCTTTAGGAAGCTGGATAAGACTAATGACGGGGTGATCACTATTGAAGATCTAAGAGGGGTTTACAATGTCAAGTACCACCCCAAATATCAAAACGGGGAATGGACAGAGGAGCAAGTATTCCGCAAATTCCTGGACAGCTTCGACTCTCCTTACGACAAGGACGGACAG GTCACCAAGGAGGAGTTTCTCAACTACTACTGCGGAGTCAGCGCCTCCATCGATAGTGATGTCTATTTCATTCTCATGATGAAAAATGCATGGAAATTATGA
- the capslb gene encoding calcyphosin-like protein isoform X2 gives MLFTVAGFNINFHGIMAGTSRHDREMAVNAKKQLSVCTDPVESLRLQCLARGSSGIKGLGRTFKIMDDDNNRTLDMKEFIKGLNDYGVLIEKEEAMAMFQRFDRDNSGFIDFDEFLLTLRPPMSNARKEVITQAFRKLDKTNDGVITIEDLRGVYNVKYHPKYQNGEWTEEQVFRKFLDSFDSPYDKDGQVTKEEFLNYYCGVSASIDSDVYFILMMKNAWKL, from the exons ATGTTGTTTACAGTTGCAGGTTTTAATATTAACTTTCACG GTATCATGGCGGGGACTTCACGACATGATCGGGAGATGGCAGTGAACGCCAAAAAACAGCTGTCTGTGTGCACAGACCCTGTGGAAAGCTTGAGGCTGCAGTGTCTTGCAAGAGGCTCTTCTGGCATCAAGGGTCTGGGCAG AACATTCAAGATAATGGATGATGACAATAACCGTACGCTAGATATGAAGGAGTTTATCAAGGGCCTTAATGACTATGGTGTCCTCATCGAGAAAGAGGAAGCCATGGCAATGTTTCAGCGTTTTGACCGGGACAACAGTGGATTCATCGACTTCGATGAATTTCTCCTCACTCTCAGG CCTCCAATGTCCAATGCCAGGAAGGAGGTGATCACGCAGGCCTTTAGGAAGCTGGATAAGACTAATGACGGGGTGATCACTATTGAAGATCTAAGAGGGGTTTACAATGTCAAGTACCACCCCAAATATCAAAACGGGGAATGGACAGAGGAGCAAGTATTCCGCAAATTCCTGGACAGCTTCGACTCTCCTTACGACAAGGACGGACAG GTCACCAAGGAGGAGTTTCTCAACTACTACTGCGGAGTCAGCGCCTCCATCGATAGTGATGTCTATTTCATTCTCATGATGAAAAATGCATGGAAATTATGA